The following proteins are encoded in a genomic region of Candidatus Coatesbacteria bacterium:
- a CDS encoding HD domain-containing protein — translation MTQTPPSGGSGGGVRELSIELVKKTDDGILLFRLGGMLGVQGSTGIQKLFDACLGEGAYNSVFITEELEFISSAGVGAFISVAKEIRAAGGDVVFVAMPPRILRVFESLDLLDYFQNFESVYEALDHFKHLKSASTTTTDFKPLEPDEEVPLRSVSTPTDVLEFAEMLSGIDARSKPLSTALTAASARFKIPWLTLFGDHEDGTYIPLAIAGNRPGLGSGFHIKADSPFIEHLKRATEDFIIFPDWNRDLPPNQVLDGLRLAGTQAIIRLRDHEGLHGFICFGPSPIVVGEVEALALLGQLLKWFTAYHRSRSALAVELDEVQQRLVAAKRALDKSGRKLARKTVELKTIFSATQEFSASAAVQDLLGTFLITLIGQLAAAGGAAFLVEKERLSLKLVKGVKTEDTNYSSPVPRKMAELLMRSKKPLPLLALAEHDEGRLTEKLAELGMTVVCGLVTAREFLGLVAVGPKIGGRKYDTEDLQMMWTLSRQLSVALENARLFERLEGRNVETIRRLIAAIDARDPYTRGHSERVSRYVAALAERLKLGKETIQPIVYGAILHDVGMIATLADATIQDTVNLSEEELRQVQLHPVVGASILEAMGFRPACVATVRQHHEHWNGEGYPDGAAGEDIHLGARLVAVADSYDTMVSGRRYQQPRSIDDALAELARQAGTRYDPRIVELFIDLQREKRADG, via the coding sequence ATGACACAAACGCCGCCGAGCGGCGGCTCTGGGGGTGGCGTGCGAGAACTCAGCATCGAGCTGGTCAAGAAAACCGACGACGGAATCCTGCTCTTCCGCCTGGGTGGCATGCTGGGGGTACAGGGCTCCACGGGCATCCAGAAGCTCTTCGACGCCTGCCTGGGCGAGGGCGCCTACAACAGCGTTTTCATCACCGAGGAACTGGAATTCATCTCCAGCGCCGGGGTGGGGGCCTTCATCTCCGTGGCCAAAGAGATCCGCGCCGCGGGCGGCGATGTGGTCTTCGTCGCCATGCCGCCGCGTATCCTGCGCGTCTTCGAATCCCTCGACCTGCTGGATTACTTCCAGAACTTCGAATCGGTCTACGAGGCTCTCGATCACTTCAAGCACCTCAAGAGCGCCAGCACCACCACCACGGACTTCAAACCCCTGGAGCCCGACGAGGAGGTGCCGTTGCGCTCGGTCTCCACGCCGACGGACGTGCTGGAGTTCGCCGAGATGCTCAGCGGCATCGACGCCAGGTCCAAGCCCCTGTCAACGGCGCTGACGGCGGCTTCGGCCCGCTTCAAGATCCCCTGGCTGACCCTCTTCGGCGACCACGAAGACGGCACCTACATCCCCCTGGCCATCGCCGGCAACCGCCCCGGCCTGGGCAGCGGCTTCCACATCAAGGCCGACAGCCCGTTCATCGAGCACCTCAAGCGGGCCACCGAGGACTTCATCATCTTCCCGGACTGGAACCGCGATCTGCCGCCCAACCAGGTCCTCGACGGACTGCGCCTGGCCGGCACCCAGGCGATCATCCGCCTGCGCGACCACGAGGGCCTGCACGGCTTCATCTGTTTCGGGCCCAGCCCCATCGTCGTCGGTGAGGTCGAAGCCCTGGCCCTCCTCGGCCAGTTGCTCAAATGGTTCACCGCCTACCACCGCAGCCGCAGCGCCCTGGCCGTCGAGCTGGACGAGGTCCAGCAGCGCCTGGTGGCCGCCAAGCGGGCCCTGGACAAGTCCGGGCGCAAGCTGGCCCGCAAGACCGTCGAGCTGAAGACCATCTTCTCCGCCACCCAGGAGTTCAGCGCCTCGGCCGCCGTCCAGGACCTGCTGGGCACCTTCCTGATCACCCTGATCGGCCAACTGGCCGCCGCCGGCGGCGCCGCCTTCCTCGTCGAAAAGGAGCGCCTGAGCCTCAAGCTGGTCAAGGGCGTCAAAACCGAGGACACCAACTACTCCTCGCCGGTGCCCAGGAAGATGGCCGAGCTGCTGATGCGCTCCAAGAAACCCCTGCCCCTGTTGGCCCTGGCCGAACACGACGAGGGACGCCTGACCGAGAAGCTGGCCGAACTCGGCATGACCGTGGTCTGCGGCCTGGTGACCGCGCGGGAGTTCCTCGGCCTGGTGGCCGTCGGGCCCAAGATCGGCGGACGTAAGTACGACACCGAGGACCTGCAGATGATGTGGACCCTCTCCCGCCAGCTCTCCGTCGCCCTGGAGAACGCCCGCCTCTTCGAACGCCTCGAAGGCCGCAATGTCGAGACCATCCGCCGGCTGATCGCAGCCATCGACGCCCGCGACCCCTACACCCGGGGCCACTCCGAGCGCGTCAGCCGCTACGTCGCCGCCCTGGCGGAGCGGCTCAAGCTGGGCAAGGAAACCATCCAGCCCATCGTCTACGGCGCCATCCTCCACGACGTCGGCATGATCGCCACCCTGGCCGACGCCACCATCCAGGACACCGTCAACCTCTCCGAGGAGGAGCTGCGCCAGGTACAGTTGCACCCCGTCGTCGGCGCCAGCATCCTCGAGGCCATGGGCTTCAGGCCCGCCTGCGTCGCCACCGTCCGCCAACACCACGAACACTGGAACGGCGAAGGCTACCCCGACGGCGCCGCCGGCGAGGACATCCACCTCGGCGCCCGCCTCGTCGCCGTCGCCGACTCCTACGACACCATGGTCTCCGGCCGCCGCTATCAGCAGCCCCGCAGCATCGACGACGCCCTCGCCGAACTGGCCCGCCAGGCCGGTACACGCTACGACCCCCGGATCGTCGAACTGTTCATCGACCTTCAACGGGAGAAACGGGCAGACGGCTGA
- a CDS encoding cob(I)yrinic acid a,c-diamide adenosyltransferase, with product MSNTADSAPAVQLYTGDGKGKTTACFGLALRARGRGLRAAVVQFLKGGTSGEIGPARQAGVRVEVFGRTGFVDPAAPTAEDRRLVEQGWERLVDLATNGDYDLVIGDELLVALDLGLLELEAVLALLERRPPVELVFSGRGAPPELVARADLVSEILAVKHYHHQGRPARPGIEY from the coding sequence ATGAGCAACACCGCTGACAGCGCCCCCGCCGTTCAGCTCTACACCGGCGACGGCAAGGGCAAGACGACGGCCTGTTTCGGTTTGGCCCTGCGGGCCCGGGGCCGGGGCCTGCGCGCGGCCGTCGTCCAGTTCCTCAAAGGGGGAACCTCGGGAGAGATCGGCCCGGCCCGCCAGGCGGGCGTCCGCGTCGAGGTCTTCGGCCGCACCGGCTTCGTCGATCCGGCCGCGCCGACGGCGGAGGATCGACGCCTCGTCGAGCAGGGCTGGGAGCGGTTGGTCGACCTGGCCACGAATGGCGACTACGACCTAGTCATCGGCGACGAGCTGCTGGTCGCCCTGGACCTCGGGCTGCTGGAGCTCGAGGCCGTCCTGGCGTTATTGGAACGGCGGCCGCCGGTGGAGCTGGTCTTTTCCGGCCGTGGCGCTCCGCCCGAGCTGGTCGCCCGGGCCGACCTGGTCAGCGAGATCCTGGCCGTCAAGCACTACCATCACCAAGGCCGTCCCGCCCGCCCGGGGATCGAGTATTGA
- the nagZ gene encoding beta-N-acetylhexosaminidase, with protein sequence MKLRSGQAAAPVGRKKLQRWLILIVLLALGAGLALALWPNRRILSGWEPTPPAERRDVFLELEKSALELTDEDLVGQLLVVGLDGTSLQEGTLRRLSELRPAGVILFGRNIQNPAQLRALTGGLQQAAAELGLPGLLVAVDQEGGRVRRLKRGFSYIPPMAELAEVSDVDGAFVVGRVIGRELAAVGCNWNLAPVVDVLTNPANPGIGDRAFSGDPDVVAAYGAALADGLNAAGVACCAKHFPGKGEASLDAHYDLPVIPVDEAHLRNYEWPPFTALLADNHPARAAMVSHVVIPALDDALPASLSPVAYRVLRAEIGFDGPAITDDLEMGAIVEDYAVGGAARMAIVAGADLALVCHDGAAMSAARRALLEALENGDVTREALARKVVRVWALKLALGLPLPGLADYQTAFDDLYTRRGLDPAPARTVRDEEIALDVCGSAEHRRELEAALEP encoded by the coding sequence TTGAAACTCCGGTCCGGACAGGCCGCCGCGCCCGTGGGGAGGAAAAAACTGCAACGCTGGCTGATCCTGATCGTCCTGCTGGCGCTGGGGGCCGGACTCGCCCTGGCCCTGTGGCCCAACCGCCGGATCCTGTCGGGCTGGGAGCCGACGCCTCCCGCGGAGCGCCGCGACGTGTTTCTCGAATTGGAAAAAAGCGCCTTGGAGCTTACCGATGAAGACCTGGTCGGCCAGCTCCTCGTCGTCGGCCTCGACGGGACGAGCCTCCAGGAGGGAACGCTCCGCCGCCTGAGCGAGCTGCGACCCGCCGGGGTGATCCTCTTCGGCCGCAATATCCAAAACCCGGCCCAACTGCGCGCACTGACCGGCGGCCTGCAACAGGCCGCCGCCGAACTCGGCCTGCCCGGCCTCCTCGTCGCCGTCGACCAGGAGGGCGGCCGGGTCCGCCGGCTCAAGCGCGGTTTCAGTTACATTCCGCCGATGGCCGAATTGGCGGAGGTCTCCGACGTCGACGGCGCCTTCGTCGTCGGGCGGGTGATCGGCCGCGAGCTGGCCGCCGTCGGCTGCAACTGGAACCTGGCCCCGGTGGTCGACGTGTTGACCAACCCGGCCAATCCCGGGATCGGCGACCGGGCCTTCTCCGGCGATCCCGATGTCGTCGCCGCCTACGGCGCCGCCCTGGCCGACGGGCTCAACGCCGCCGGCGTCGCCTGCTGCGCCAAGCACTTCCCCGGCAAGGGCGAGGCGAGCCTGGACGCCCACTATGACCTGCCCGTCATCCCCGTCGACGAAGCCCACCTGCGCAACTACGAATGGCCGCCCTTCACCGCGCTGCTGGCCGACAACCACCCCGCCCGGGCCGCCATGGTCAGTCACGTGGTCATCCCCGCTCTCGACGACGCGCTGCCGGCCAGCCTCTCCCCGGTGGCCTACCGGGTTCTGCGCGCCGAGATCGGTTTCGACGGCCCCGCGATTACCGACGATCTGGAGATGGGGGCCATCGTCGAGGACTACGCCGTCGGCGGGGCGGCGCGAATGGCGATCGTCGCCGGAGCCGATCTGGCCCTGGTCTGCCACGACGGCGCGGCGATGAGTGCCGCCCGGCGGGCCCTGCTGGAGGCCCTCGAGAACGGCGACGTTACCCGGGAGGCGCTGGCGCGCAAGGTGGTCCGAGTCTGGGCGCTCAAGCTGGCCCTCGGCCTGCCCCTGCCCGGTTTGGCGGATTACCAAACCGCCTTCGACGACCTCT